The Hyphomonas sediminis genome contains the following window.
TCAATGTCGGCACATCTGCGCCATCGCCCGCCAACCCGCGCGCGCCCGGTCCACGCGTGAGCGTTAGGCGCAAGGCCCCGTTACCTCCCGCCGGAACTGCCTCATCCGCCAACGCGCGGACCGCGTCTCGCTGCACCACTATGCCAAGGGCGGCAGCATCCGCCAGCAAGCGTTGCTCGTGCGCGGCCCGTAGAATGATCCGTCCGTTCACAACGCGCGCCGTATCGAACACGCCATCGGCGAGCAGCAACCCGCGATCCGTAAGATCGAACGGCAACACATCCTGCGCCCGGCCGGGAGATTGGGACATCCGCATCATCGCGCGCTCCAGGCTTTTGCCAATGTCAGAAAGTTCCGCAGCATTTGGGAACCATGCTGGGTCATGATCGACTCCGGGTGAAACTGCACGCCATAAACTGGCCGCTCGCGATGGGAGAGCGCCATCACCTCGCCAGACGGCGACGTCGCATCAATGCGCAACACGCTCTCCTCAGCGGGCGGCGCGGCGATCAGCGAGTGATACAGGCCAACTTCCACATCAACAGGCACCCCCTCGAACAACCCAGCTCTTGAATGAGAAATACGGGCAGACCGCCCATGCGCCGGGCTTGTGGACCGCTCAACCGTCCACCCATGCGCAGCAGCAATGGCTTGATGCCCCAGGCAAACCCCGAGGATGGGTGTCTTGTCACCCAGCCTCCGGATAACCTCCAGGGAAACGCCCGCTTCCAGGGGCGTGCAGGGGCCGGGCGAAATGACGATGGCTTCTGGTGATCTGGCGGCGATCTCGGAAACGGTGATCCGATCACTGTCGACCACGGATATTTCCGCACCCAGCTCGGAGAAATACCGCGCCAGATTGAACACGAAACTGTCCCGGTTATTCAACATCAGGATCATGTCGCGGCCACCCTGCCGGGCGCCGCCGACATGATGCGGGCCGCCTTGAGGCAAATTTCATCATACTCCGTATCAGGATCAGACAGGAGCGTGATGCCCGCCCCCGCCCATAGCCGTGTTTCTTTCGGAACATGCTCAATCGTGCGGATGAGGATGGAAAAATCCATCGCGCCATCAAAGCCGATCCAGCCGAGCGATCCGCAGAAGACGCCTCGCGCCTCAGGCTCCAGCTCGTCGATTATCTCCATGGCGCGAAGCTTTGGCGCACCTGTAATGGATCCACCGGGAAACACGGCCTGCAGGAGGCTGATCGCGTCTTCGTCTGGCGCGAGATCTCCCTCAATCGTGGAAACCAGATGGTGCAGGTTCGAATAGGTCTCCAGCCGGCAAAGCGAAGAAACGGTGACCGACGAACTGGTGCACACACGCGACATGTCGTTTCGCAGGAGGTCCACGATCATGATGTTTTCTGCGCGGTCCTTCTCCGATCCGGCAAGTTCTGCGCGCAGTTTCCGGTCTTCCTCATCCGTCTGCCCACGCCGGATTGTGCCTTTGATTGGCTCTGCCTTGACGCGCCCTGCGCCATCCAATGCAATCAAACGTTCCGGGGAAAAGCTCGCCAGCGTCCTTCCCGGAAAAACTCCAAATGCGCCAAACGGCGCCGGGCTTCCAGGCC
Protein-coding sequences here:
- the pabB gene encoding aminodeoxychorismate synthase component I, yielding MLAEPLPALDPVAVAARLCGEDGFVWLDSAASGHPASRHSYIGVWPVDRIALDGIASASKHLRAWIGRFSADRVAGGAPFQGGVVGYFSYDFAPAFVDRIRLRHARTSLPALEFAFYDTVIAFDHTSGEATVYAAGLGEMSAGESIRKLREILSTYTPPPSAPPPVDWRAQSGSESYKKAVRRTQDYIRDGDVYQANIAGLWNAPPQARAEAFAQYMSIRPGSPAPFGAFGVFPGRTLASFSPERLIALDGAGRVKAEPIKGTIRRGQTDEEDRKLRAELAGSEKDRAENIMIVDLLRNDMSRVCTSSSVTVSSLCRLETYSNLHHLVSTIEGDLAPDEDAISLLQAVFPGGSITGAPKLRAMEIIDELEPEARGVFCGSLGWIGFDGAMDFSILIRTIEHVPKETRLWAGAGITLLSDPDTEYDEICLKAARIMSAAPGRVAAT
- a CDS encoding anthranilate synthase component II encodes the protein MILMLNNRDSFVFNLARYFSELGAEISVVDSDRITVSEIAARSPEAIVISPGPCTPLEAGVSLEVIRRLGDKTPILGVCLGHQAIAAAHGWTVERSTSPAHGRSARISHSRAGLFEGVPVDVEVGLYHSLIAAPPAEESVLRIDATSPSGEVMALSHRERPVYGVQFHPESIMTQHGSQMLRNFLTLAKAWSAR